Below is a window of Lodderomyces elongisporus chromosome 3, complete sequence DNA.
ACAGATACAAAGACTCTCCTTTAGGTTTTCTACAACATTTGACTCTAATTCTCTCttatatttttcatttcttcctatgatgaagaacaaagaagTAAATCGCCAACGATGCTTTCTTTCAGTTAGTTTCTATTGTTCAtacaacagaaaaaaaaaagatatttATTCATACAAGAGCTTATTTTTCACCTTTGCCCcctccaaaaaagaaaagaatagaaggAGAAAGTTTAAGCTCCATTCACGGTCTACAAAACTATATAATAGCAAACCTTCTTTCAGATAGTAGAGAATATAccgttgttttttttttgtacaaTCTTCCACTTCCAGCTTGGCAAACGCATTAATGGAAACGAAAAGTGAACATTAGAGTCAGATACCACTAAGGACTGGAATTGAaagccaaagaaaaagagaagaaaaaaaaaaagaaacacaactGAGATAATATACTAAGAATGCGCTgttctggttctggttTACACTCTGTGTTTGTTTCATGTGAAAGTGCCTCCATTCCCGACAATTCTAGGGCTGtataaaatatatttatatccATAACTACATCCATATTTGCATATATGTTCTATAATGCTCCataagattgaaaaaaaaaaacaaaaaaacaaaattgagcCAAACCGTGTGCCTGGATTTTGTagctttttaatttttttaatttttttaattttttttatttttttctttatttttttcaattatatatttttgatGCATAGTGGCTAAAATCATGATAAAATGTACAAACACATAATCAATttatttcctcttttcGCAGCCTTTCAACTTTCTTAACTTCAATAGGAAATTCAGCACAgagcttttttttataaatagTGTTGAAACTAAACAACTCAAACTGATGACggagcaaaagaaaaaggtacaacaacaacaacaacaagaaacaagtaACAACCCAACAATCACAAGCAGCTCATACAGTGAAAAGGTACAGCTACAAGATAGTCTgagctaaaaaaaaacaaacacaaacaaacacatacaaTTATTAAAACAATACGACTAGAGCAAACACAATGATCCTTGGACTTCTATCCTCCGGAAAAGCAAACAGTACATTCCTTCCATCACTATCTACTCACATTTCATTCTCAACtttagtttatttttttttttaccacaatctatgtatatatttaatATAGCCCAATTCCCCCGTTTGACCAATTGTTATAGGTCTtgccaaaaacaaaagaacttgtctttatttttattttctttttatccATAGAAAGTTCAACTACTTTGCAACTGGGGTCTCcatattgtttgttttcacCCTTGTCATTACaattatatttatatcCTCATTCACTCATACCCTCCTCATACCCTGCCCATACcatcttctttctcctccGTGTTCGAACCCTTTGagaacaaatttttttttttccaatattGTCAAATACTACTGACTTCACTCGCTTTATAATCCTTTtcatcattcttttttcatacACCAacgaaaaaaggaaataaaaaaccaCAAGTCACTTTAAAACACAATTACTTGGAACTTGCATCACATTTTGTTaacttgttcttgttctcgTTCTTGTTCTCGTTCTTGTTTTTATAATCCCTTTTAAGCATCTTGTCCAGTTtataaaaatcaaaaacaaaaacaaaaacaaaagtggGCTATACCTACAGACCATAGTACCGATAATACCATTCAAAATTAGTTTCCAAGGTGTTGTCTATAATAAATCTCATGAGTGGTTCCCCAACCGACGATTTGGGTCCACTGCAAAACACAAACAGTAACAAATCAAACATAAACCCTCCCtcaactactactacaacaacaacaaaagcagcagcagcagcagcaacatcgtcgtcgtcgacaggaacaacaacaaatgtGACCAATCCTGCTCAACCTAAAAAGTTTCTGGAATTCACAACACCTTCACCAACAGACGAAGAAAACTCAAAAACCCACGCCGCAAAGAGAACATCACCATCCAATATCGATTTTCTTAGTAGcttgaaaaaattcaaagtcGATGGCACGCTGTATAAACACTACGGACACCAATCACTGATGCATTCACAAGCATTGCAGAACATTATCAACAACGACTcagataataataataattctaataataatactaatattaatagtggtggtggtaatgaTCGCGCGGTTGGGCGTGTTAGTAGTAGTTCTAGTATTAGTAATACTAAGAGCgaccaaacaaaacaatcacAGGAACCAAGAACAGCATGGACTCGAGACCAGCTCAACCAAAAATTATCCAAAGTACTTGATATCAAATTGGAAGATAATGACCTCCCTTGGCCATACAATACCGAAAACTTACAGAGCTTGATAAATCTTcagattgaaaaagaaaaaacaaaacaattggAGACCCAAAAGGAATTAAAtgataaaacaaaagaactTTTATCGCTAGCCAAAGATATGCATATAAGCGGCGATTTGATTCCATACATTTTTGCCTCGGAATATATTGACACAAATACTGTGGCGCACAGTACAGATCGCTTACAAAATAATCCAAGCGCATTCATTAGCAACTTAGTCCATACATCGCACGGCTTAGCTCAAGGTTATACAGCTACAAATATCAATCGACACCATTCAGATACACAACTTCCATCATTTTCAGAAACAACACAAAACATCAAAGCAGCAAGCGCATTTGTATCGCCAGTAAGGTCACCCGACAAGCTGCCTATCTTGACTCATCGACGCGTGGTTTCTGATAGCAATAGTAGCGAGTCTAGTATGCCATCTTCaagtgttgcaaaaccTGAATCAACTCCAGAAAGAGCATCATTGCCGGTCCCAACCTCATCAACTTTCCAACCGCGGATTGACTTGGTGCTCAACCGCACTTCACCATCTATTCACCAATCTAAAAGAGCGCAGCTGCAATTGCAGCTGCCAGTGATGGCTGCCGGACAGTACACTCCTCAATCACTGAAGTCTCACTACTATGCTACACCGCAGGCAATTCCACCGCCACCAATGCCTCATGCTCCGAACCAAAGTTTTGGTCACAGCCAAGGCCCTGCTCATAGTCACAACCATGATGAAAACCACGCGCACAACCACGCACAATATTTACCGCAACCCCCACCCCCACAAAGACTGGGAAGTGTACCTGCACAGAGCACCAACAACCAGACCCTGTCGCCGTACTCTCCAACTTACCAAGTTGTATATCAACAAGGATACCCCcctaacaacaacaaccacaacagcATAAGCGGGACAAGCTCGAATTTCATTCCTCAGTCATACCCATATTACGTAAATACGTCACCCTCCAACGGTGCTCCTCAAGGTTATGGTATACCAACTGGCACACTAATTGCTAACAATGCTGCTTCAGCAGCTGCTCCTCCTaatcctcttcctcctcatcatcttcagcaacaacaactgcttcAGCAACTGCAATCAGCACTAGCGTTAGCACAGCCACCGCCACctccacaaccacaaccacaaccacaattaCCGCAACATGAACGTCAACACCCTTCTGCATCCATGCCACTGCACCCTCCAGCAATTGGCACTACTGGCCACAGCTATCACTCGTCTCCACAACCAATACCTTCTCAAGCACCTGCTTTAGCATCAGGAGCCATCCCAAAAACTACAACATCTAATATTTCTTCAGCTTCCTCAAACACCCAGAAACACAAAGTTCCCTCGCACCATTTCGAGTCCCCCGATTCATCGAAAGGCAAAATCTTTATGCATGACAAGGATAATACACCGCCATCAAAGAAACCACGGAATTCCAAAAATAATGGCGGAAATATAAACTTTATGATCACTACGCCTAAAAATCCTCCAGCGCGCAAGTACAACAATCCACAtagggaaaagaaggaataaatacaaacaaaaaagtatcTACATGAATCAAGCTGAATACAGATGTTTAAACTACTTATGGTTGTAGGAAATAGAGCTGTTTACATGTCAGTCCAATTTGAATGGTAGACAGTGGGAATGGGGGTGAGGAGGAGTGGAGTCAAATAAATTAGACAAAGGTTGACATTGGCCATCTTTAGTTATATTGTTgagtttctttctttctttctttccttctttttttttgtttttgtggTTTCCACCTTTAACATTCAATTCTAttcaaaatcattttgTTCATATATAAATCCATATTCATCGTAGTAGATTCACCATAGTAGGACTACAATTGCCTCTATTGCAGAATTTTTACATCAAGACAACCATAGAGAAGCGTAAAATCTGGTCTATCGTCAAGCAGAGGATCAAGGAATAGAACGACGGTGAAATCATTTTATAGCAGATGTTTTATACCCTTACTTTTTATCGTTTCTAAAATCGTTAAAGAATTTTACTAGACTCACGTTTTTTACGCAACGATACACGGAccaaaaagatgaaaaaaaaaaaattaaaacaaaattaaaacaaaacaaaacaaaacaagacaaaacaagacaaaTAAATGTGTGTGACACCATGGTTTGCTAATTCAAATGCCTTACTCTGCTATCCCAAATAAATTTCTTCATGGAGGAGCATACTTGTGGCAGACATTGCAAAATTTATAGATTTTTGTTGTCGGCATCGCGGAGTTTACGATGGTAAAATCTGTTTCAccaaatagaaaataatttCCCAATCTAGTTAATTAGCACGGTAATATAAATCAGATTCACCGATGTTTCGGGATTATAACACAATTGAATGAagttccttctttttttttttttttgtttttccaacGACTTGTTGTATTTCATACTGTTCTGAACTCTATCCTAGCAAAGGTACTTTGATCTCGTGGTCTACAATATATTCTTGTCaattgatgatggtgacACATTTTGTGTAAATGCTATATAGTCAATACGCATCAAGTATTAGTCTGCGTGACCAGAATCATTTATATTCACATATTCCTGAAACGGTTTGAGCTTTCCGATGCGGCATCAACTTCAAGATGgaagatcaaaaaaaaaaagaaaaaaaaaaaagaaattctGACGTAAGCCGCAGAGATACATTAAACGATGTACAAAGTGCTTTCTTTCAAGCCtgaattgaaaatgtaCTCATATATTCTTATAgctttttgcttctccGTCTCTCTAGCTCCGCTTTAATAAGCCTCATACAGCTGACGAATAGGTTGGGTTTAATCCTGTGAGAGTTTTAAAattctttcctttatttAAGATTCCATAAAATAAACAGAGTCATTCATATTTTTGCATATACATAGTTGGCACTTATCAAATTGAACCTTTCATATGGCTTTGGAGATAACTGGCTGAGAGAGTTGTATATATATCGCAGCATTAAccttttgaaaaagttttttaGATTTATTCTTGAAAACCAGATTTTTTGAACCCAACAAAGTTGGCGTAATTGATTTTCATAAACTAACCACGCCTTGACCACTTTTACAAGagcttttatttttaaaaatagGGAGAATTAAGAAGGAAAATGAGCGAGGAAGCAGTTGACGATCAAAAGTCAATCAAGTCACACATATCCAACGACATTAacgagaaaaagaaggaagatgAAGTTCCGTACAcaatatttgaaaagaatgaaaaagtgCTACtcattttgattttgagtTGTATTGGGTTCTGGAGTACCTCGAGTTCACCCATTTATTTTCCGGCATTGCCGACATTGACCAGGGATTTCCATACTTCAGAATCGATCATGAACATCTCGGTGGTTTGTTATTTGCTTCTACAAGGGTTGGCACCAATGGTATCGTCAAATCTTGCAGATACATTTGGTAAAAGACCGGTGCTATTGGCCAGTTTGCTCATTTATATTGCATCGTGTATCGCATTATCTCAAGCAAATGTGTTCTGGTTACTTGCTGTGTTGCGATGCATCCAAGCTGCAGGAATTGCACCGGTTATTGCCATTAGTTCAGGTGTTTCGGGAGACGTTTGTACACCAGAGAATAGAGGAAGCATGGTTGGTGCTGTATCAGGATTCCAGTTATTGGGCAATGGTATTTCGGGGTTACTAGGTGCTGCCTTGATTACTGGCTTCGGTACATGGAGAgccatttttgtttttttagcCATTGGCGGAGGTGTCACTTTACTTGCAGCAATCTGCTTTTTGGCTGAGACTTCACGGAGGATTGTAGGTAATGGCACAGTGATGCCCCGGAATTTCTTAAACAGATCATTATTGATCTATTTACCTTTTTTCAGGAAAAAGATGACTAATGATATACTGACCATTGCAGCAAAGAAACCCTTCAATGTATTGGGACCATTAAAgattttc
It encodes the following:
- the QDR1 gene encoding multidrug transporter, with translation MSEEAVDDQKSIKSHISNDINEKKKEDEVPYTIFEKNEKVLLILILSCIGFWSTSSSPIYFPALPTLTRDFHTSESIMNISVVCYLLLQGLAPMVSSNLADTFGKRPVLLASLLIYIASCIALSQANVFWLLAVLRCIQAAGIAPVIAISSGVSGDVCTPENRGSMVGAVSGFQLLGNGISGLLGAALITGFGTWRAIFVFLAIGGGVTLLAAICFLAETSRRIVGNGTVMPRNFLNRSLLIYLPFFRKKMTNDISTIAAKKPFNVLGPLKIFIKKEIFLTLLPSGMHFAAWTVMQASLSTELESSKYNYSVMHVGLIYLPQGIACLVGSLLVGRVMNWYYKHRRNLYDKKVESLPLDQRPAFNIIETRLTLTIVPATLMIFGLVIFGWCIQFRRHIISIIISSILISFSSTLLIAICTTMLVDLYPGQGSASASCLNLMRCWLAALFTGVLDNMLKSLNLGGTYTLLAGFCLISDVCLVYVLRSTKQRIKQ